AGGGAGGGGGATAATGACAGAGCAAGACTTGATTTATGACTTCTTCCCCGGCATCGTGTACATATATGACACCGGGACGGGTCATTTGTCTTTTGTCTCCAAACGGGTCTCGGAACTCCTGGGCTATTCCGCGGAGGACGTGCTGTCGTGGAAGGACGACTGGATGCAGTTGGTATTCAAGGACGACGTGGCATTCGTAAGAAAGGAACTCGCCTATTATGCCGGCCTCAAAAACAACGAGACCCGTTCCTTCCAGGCCCGGTACAACCGGAAAGGGGACACCTGGCGTTACTTCAGGACCCATGGCAATATCCTGAAACGAGACGCAGATGGGAAGCCGCTTTCCATACTTTTTATCGCCCTGGACATCACCGATCAGCTCCGTTCGGAGGAAGAACTTCGAAAGTCCAGGGAACTCAGCAAGGAAGTGGAAACTATGCTGGAGTTCGGTACCTGGGACTGGGACTTTTCGGAAGGCCGGTTCGAACGCTCCGCGGGCGTGTATGCGATCTTAGGCTATGACGAGTCCATCAGCGCCACGGTTCGTACACTTTCAGAGGCGGAACAATATGAGTTTTATATGGGGCACATCGTCCCCGAGGACCGGCCCCGGGTAGACGCCGTCATTCAAAAAGCCATCCGGGAGAAAAAGGACTACGAGGTAGAATACCGGATACGCCTGAAAACCGGCGAGGAGAAGGTCATCCACGGTAAGGCGAAGACCGTTGCCGGTGACGACGGCAATATCGCCAAGATCATCGGCGCCGTCAGCGACGTGACCGGGGTCATCCGTCACCAGCAGGAAATCGAGAGCTACCTGGCGGAGCTCGCCAGGTCCAACAAAGAGCTGGAAGAATTCGCTTATGTCGCCAGCCACGACCTCCAGGAACCCCTGCGCAAAATCGTCACCTTTAG
This region of Dinghuibacter silviterrae genomic DNA includes:
- a CDS encoding sensor histidine kinase, whose amino-acid sequence is MTEQDLIYDFFPGIVYIYDTGTGHLSFVSKRVSELLGYSAEDVLSWKDDWMQLVFKDDVAFVRKELAYYAGLKNNETRSFQARYNRKGDTWRYFRTHGNILKRDADGKPLSILFIALDITDQLRSEEELRKSRELSKEVETMLEFGTWDWDFSEGRFERSAGVYAILGYDESISATVRTLSEAEQYEFYMGHIVPEDRPRVDAVIQKAIREKKDYEVEYRIRLKTGEEKVIHGKAKTVAGDDGNIAKIIGAVSDVTGVIRHQQEIESYLAELARSNKELEEFAYVASHDLQEPLRKIVTFSDRLLAKFGPVLGNEGIAYLSRMTVATENMRILIDNLLEFSRISRSEEVFAPTDLNRLLEDAKAEMELKIEEAGALIEQEALPTIVCNGPQVRQLFVNLLGNSLKFRKTDVFTRIHIGCKPVPGGYEMTVSDNGIGFEREYADRIFLIFQRLHGKSEYPGSGVGLAICKKIVDQHGGVITADSTPGNGSVFTVFLPAQHT